Proteins encoded by one window of Vibrio rumoiensis:
- the cspD gene encoding cold shock domain-containing protein CspD, whose protein sequence is MATGTVKWFNNAKGFGFICPEGEEGDIFAHYSTIQMDGYRTLKAGQQVSYEVEKGPKGSHASLVMPIDSENK, encoded by the coding sequence ATGGCTACAGGTACAGTTAAGTGGTTTAACAACGCCAAAGGATTTGGCTTCATTTGTCCTGAAGGAGAAGAAGGTGATATTTTCGCTCACTACTCTACTATTCAGATGGATGGGTACAGAACGTTAAAAGCAGGACAACAAGTATCCTACGAAGTTGAAAAAGGCCCAAAAGGCTCCCATGCTAGTCTAGTCATGCCAATTGATAGTGAAAATAAATAG
- the clpS gene encoding ATP-dependent Clp protease adapter ClpS — MNKQYQWTSPDVDLLENEKTKLKPPAMYHVILNNDDYTPMDFVIEILNRFFSMDLESATQVMLKVHFEGKAICGTYTAEVAETKVMQVTMYARENEHPLLCTMEQV; from the coding sequence ATGAATAAGCAATACCAATGGACTTCACCAGATGTCGATCTTCTGGAAAATGAGAAGACCAAATTGAAGCCACCGGCAATGTATCATGTGATACTCAATAATGATGATTACACGCCGATGGATTTTGTGATTGAAATACTGAATCGTTTTTTCTCTATGGATTTGGAGAGTGCGACTCAGGTAATGTTAAAAGTGCATTTTGAAGGCAAAGCAATTTGTGGCACATATACCGCTGAAGTTGCTGAAACGAAAGTCATGCAAGTAACGATGTATGCTCGTGAAAATGAACATCCTTTATTATGTACAATGGAACAGGTGTAA